From a single Nymphaea colorata isolate Beijing-Zhang1983 chromosome 4, ASM883128v2, whole genome shotgun sequence genomic region:
- the LOC116252520 gene encoding flocculation protein FLO11-like, with translation MMEVKKKGLISEEDVSLILRRYTATTILALLQEVAQFPGVKIDWNALVKKTSTGISSAREYQMLWRHLAYRHSLVQKLEEGAEPLDDDSDLEFEVETSPAVNNEASTEAAACVKVLIASGMPGDSVAPNSTLEAPLTINIPNTGQTLGNQSSSKNPSRPIQGMNITIPVSVQKQPLPAASCGESLEGNGSTASGQTARRKRKLWTEDEDKELIAAVQKCGEGNWANILKGDFKHDRTASQLSQRWAIIRKRQANSNLTAVGNSTSSGLSDAQLATRQAVSMALNMSMSNSISSMSSFGTPLNSSAQPATPAGVASVSAQQSEQGVKLEATQQAVQPSPQAGVQRSVPSQTAKVKPVPKKSSAQPKTSSGPTPNPLVQAAAVAAGARIGTASDAASLYTAGQCRNTVHVRPGGVPLAKPIPPGPKASGLSATAPRPTNVHYIRTGLASTSPVYSGALTSVQRSASGSGRVAPVSPSSTAGAPSALSTPNQTISQIPKSSSTPNNTSSGTSGGESMSQDVGDRSAGGVKSESSSEELRMLEQPCLPTPDSIENQPVSEDSNELKISEEKAVADIVDHEVENGETQLQNADP, from the exons atgatggaGGTGAAGAAGAAAGGGCTCATAAGCGAGGAAGATGTTTCCTTGATTCTGAGAAG GTATACAGCGACAACAATACTTGCTCTTCTGCAGGAAGTTGCTCAGTTTCCTGGGGTAAAAATTGATTGGAATGCACTGGTTAAGAAGACCTCTACTGGAATTTCAAGTGCAAGGGAATATCAGATGCTATGGCGCCATTTGGCTTATCGTCACTCTTTGGTACAGAAGTTAGAAGAGGGCGCTGAGCCTCTG GATGACGATAGTGACTTGGAATTCGAAGTAGAAACTTCTCCTGCTGTTAATAATGAAGCTTCTACAGAAGCTGCAGCATGTGTTAAG GTCTTGATTGCATCTGGCATGCCTGGTGACTCGGTTGCTCCGAATTCAACCTTGGAAGCGCCTTTGACAATAAATATACCTAATACTGGTCAAACATTAGGTAACCAGTCAAGCAGTAAGAATCCTTCTCGCCCTATCCAAGGCATGAACATCACCATTCCAGTTTCTGTTCAGAAGCAACCATTGCCAGCTGCATCATGTGGGGAATCACTGGAAGGCAATGGGTCAACAGCATCGGGTCAGACAGCAAGGAGAAAGAGGAAATTGTGGACAGAAGATGAGGACAAAGAACTTATTGCAGCTGTGCAGAAATGTGGTGAAGGAAATTGGGCAAACATACTGAAAGGAGATTTTAAGCATGACAGAACTGCATCGCAGCTCTCTCAG AGGTGGGCTATCATCAGGAAACGCCAAGCTAACTCAAATTTAACAGCTGTTGGCAACTCCACCAGTTCAGGTCTCTCTGATGCACAGTTGGCTACACGGCAAGCAGTTTCAATGGCTCTCAACATGTCAATGTCTAACAGTATCTCGTCCATGTCTTCATTTG GCACCCCTTTGAATTCTTCTGCTCAACCAGCAACTCCTGCTGGAGTGGCCTCGGTGTCAGCCCAACAATCGGAACAAGGAGTCAAATTAGAAGCTACGCAACAGGCAGTGCAGCCATCTCCACAAGCTGGTGTTCAAAGGTCAGTACCATCACAGACTGCCAAGGTTAAGCCGGTCCCCAAAAAATCCTCAGCTCAACCAAAAACTTCTAGTGGGCCTACGCCCAATCCTCTAGTTCAGGCAGCTGCAGTAGCCGCAGGAGCTCGAATAGGTACAGCCTCAGATGCTGCATCTTTATACACTGCGGGTCAGTGTAGGAACACTGTTCATGTAAGGCCTGGAGGAGTCCCTCTTGCCAAACCAATTCCCCCGGGTCCAAAAGCGTCAGGCTTGAGTGCAACTGCTCCCAGACCAACAAATGTACACTACATACGGACTGGCCTAGCTTCAACATCACCTGTTTATTCTGGCGCTCTCACTAGTGTGCAGAGGTCTGCTAGTGGTTCAGGAAGAGTGGCACCAGTGAGTCCAAGTTCTACAGCAGGCGCACCTTCAGCTTTGAGCACTCCTAACCAAACCATATCGCAGATACCCAAGTCCTCTAGCACACCAAATAACACCTCATCTGGAACTTCTGGTGGGGAATCTATGTCTCAGGATGTTGGGGACAGAAGTGCAGGGGGAGTGAAGTCAGAGAGCTCGTCTGAAGAACTCAGGATGCTTGAGCAGCCGTGTCTTCCGACCCCTGACTCTATTGAGAACCAACCTGTCTCGGAGGATTCAAATGAATTGAAGATCTCAGAGGAAAAAGCGGTTGCTGACATTGTCGACCATGAAGTGGAAAATGGGGAGACACAGCTTCAGAATGCCGATCCATGA